Genomic window (Candidatus Polarisedimenticolia bacterium):
CCGGAGATTCCCGTCGAACGCATTGCGCATGGCGAGTGCATAGATGACAGTCGGATCGCACTGCAGCCTCATCCCCAGGCGCAGGCGGTTGTAGAAGACGGACGCCACGAGAGGGTTCTCGTCGGGGTGCGCCGTCTCCCACTCCACCATCGACGCCATGGCAACCGCCTCGCGCACGCTGAGCCCGCGTTGCTTCACCTTCTGGATCCAGGAGGGCTCGAACACTTCCCGGAAGCGGGCGACCATCATCGCCACGATGGATTTGGGCCGCGCCCCCTTCTGGAGCGTGTAGGTGTCGGGGTGCAGGTACCCCTCGAGGTCCGTCGCTTCGGGATCGAGGTCGGCGATCAGCGACACGTCGCGGAACAGGTCCCGGTATTCCGCTTCGCTCCCGAACCCGGCCCGCACGAATTCGGCGAACACCTCGTCGGAGCGCGCTCCCTCCGGGATGGTCACCCGGTGGTAGTACACGTCGCCGGAGATGATCTTGTCGAACACCTCTCCGGGCGTCATCGGCCGCGTGAAATAGTACTCCCCCGCCTTGACGCCGCGCGTGCGCCCGGTCAGGCGCAGGTAGAGCAGCGCCAGAGGCGAGCGCTGCACGATGCCGTGCTCCACCAGGATCTCCACCGCGCGCGACGCTCCGGTCCCCTCCGGGATCTCGATGATGGAGAAGGCGGCTCCGTGGCCGCGGTACGGGATCGAGGACCAGAGCAGGACGTGGGCCGAGACGGTGGCGACGAGGACGAGGAAGACCGCGGCGCTGGCGCCGAGGAGCCAGTGATCCTTGAGCCAGGAGGGAACGGGCCGCGTCATTCCTCCTCCCCGCACCCCGCGCCGTCCTCCGCGGCACGCGAGTCGAGGTAGGCCTGCAGGAGGATCACGGCCGCCACCTGGTCGATCACCTGGCGGCGGCGTTCGCGGCGGACGTCGCCGGAGATCAGGATCCTCTCCGCCTGCACGGTCGTCAGTCGCTCGTCCCAGGGAATGACGGGCAGCCCGGTGGCCCCCTTGATCTTTTCGATGAACCCCTCGGTCACGCGGGCCCGCGCACCGCGGCGGCCATCCATGTCCAGGGGCAGCCCCACCACGATGCGGCGCACCTCGTGCTCCCGGATGATGCCGTGAATCCGCTCCAGGTCGCGCGCCCAGGTCGTGCGGGTCAGCGTCATGAGAGGTCGGGCGGCCATCCCCATCGGATCGCTCACGGCGATGCCGATCCGCCTGTCACCGTAGTCGAACGCCAGGGTCCGTCCCACCGGGCCGGCGTTCCCGTCGCGCGTTCGCCGCGTCGTGCCGCTCATGGCCGTAAGGTATACGCCGTGGGAAAGCAGGTCAAGGAACCGGTTCGAGAAGGCTTCTAGCGCTGGGTGCGCTGGTCGTCCCAGTGACGGACTTTCGGGATGTACTCGGCCGGCACGAAGTCGGGGCTGTTCTCCCGGGTATGGCAGGTGACGCAGGAGAGCGTGTCGGTGCGTCCGTACCCTTTGTCCAGCTGCTCCAGGTGGCGGCTGCCCGGGCCGTGGCACGACTCGCACCCGACGTTGATGAGCTGCGGAGTGGCTTTCGGGTCGGTGTAGCCGCTCCGCTTCTGGTAGCCGATGGTGTGGCACGGGAGGCACTTGGGGTTGAAGTCTTGCTGATTCGCGATCAGGGTCTGGAAGGCCCGGGCATGGCCCGATTTGGCCCAGACTGCAAAGGCCTGATCGTGGCATCCCGCGCAGCGCTCCGACCCGACGTACGCCGGCTCGGCGGGCGGCGCGGGGACGGGGGCGACGGCGGGGCCGGGGCCGGCAAACGGGCTCTGGGCCAGCGTCTGGGCCTTGTTGTACTCGTTGATCGCCACCTTCGCCGATTCCATCACGGCGGCAAGCCTCGGATCGTCCGGCCACTCGCGCGACAGGCCGATGACGGCGCGCTGCGACGAGGCGAACGCCCGATTGCCTTCGAAGAACAGGCGCACTTCTCCCAGGAACTTCCCCTGATCACCGGCGTAGAGCACGCGGGTTCGGCCTATCTGGGTGTCCTCCGGGAAGTCGTCGGTGCGCGTCTGCATGCCGGTGCGGCCGGGCGCCGAATCCCCTCCCAGGATGAGATCGATGTCCTTGACTTTCTTCGGCATCTGCCGCGCCTTGTCGAGATCCATGGCCACGAGCGCCACCACGAGGTCGGCCTTCGACTTCAACGGCGGGACCCACTTTTCGGCGGCCGCGATCGGATCGATCGTGACGATGCGCCGCGATCCCGGTCCTTCCTTCAGGAAGGCGGGATCGTGGCGGGTCAGCCCGATGAAGCCGATGCGCACGTCCTTCGATTTGGCCCCCTCGCGGAGCGTCGTCTTGAGGATCGTCGTCGGGGGGACCACCGGCTCGCCGCTGTCCTGCCAGACGAGGTTGGCGGAGACGAACTCGAACTGGGCCTTCTTGCGGCGCGCCGCGAAGAGGTCGTATCCCTGCGCGAGCTCCCTCAGGGAGAGGTTCGCGACCTTGTACCCCAGGGCGTTCATCCCTTCGATCAGAGCGTCCGTCTGCATCCCGCCCTGGGGCGTCGGATCGCCGGTCCAGTCGCCGGCGTCCACGAACAGGATCGGCGACGCGGGGTACGACCTGCGGAACGCGTTCCTGTAACCGGCCCGCCGGGCCAGCCCTCCGCGAGGATTGTGCGGTCAGCCGCAGGGTTCGACGTACCCGACGACCTGATCGGTGAAGACGATCGCCAGATCGGGAGCGGGTCCGCCGGGAAGCGGCGGCGGTGTGACGGGTTGCGCCGGCGCCCCTACGGAGATTCCCTGTCCCGGAGGCGGGTCGTCCGGAGCCGCGCCGACCAGCCACCCTCCCGCGCTCGCCAGGGCGGCGGCGGCCAGGAAGGCCTTCCAGGGTGACGCGATGCGGGGCGCCAACGGTTCTCCATTGCGGGCGGAATGCATCCGATTCGAACGGGCCCGGAGATTATAGGGTCGGCCCGGCGGCCGGTCAAATTGCGCCGCCCCGGCTCGATCCGCTAGAGTGGCACCCGGTCCGGACGCCCGGGGCGTCTCCGCCCTGATCACGCCGGCCGACGAGGAGGCCCATGGACAACAAGCCGCCGCAGGAGATCCAGCTGCGCGCCCGGATCGACGACGCCGTCGCCGAGGGGATCTACGTGAACTTCGGCAGCATCGTGCACAACCGCTCCGAGTTCATCCTCGACCTGGGCCGCATCGTCCCAG
Coding sequences:
- the mltG gene encoding endolytic transglycosylase MltG, giving the protein MTRPVPSWLKDHWLLGASAAVFLVLVATVSAHVLLWSSIPYRGHGAAFSIIEIPEGTGASRAVEILVEHGIVQRSPLALLYLRLTGRTRGVKAGEYYFTRPMTPGEVFDKIISGDVYYHRVTIPEGARSDEVFAEFVRAGFGSEAEYRDLFRDVSLIADLDPEATDLEGYLHPDTYTLQKGARPKSIVAMMVARFREVFEPSWIQKVKQRGLSVREAVAMASMVEWETAHPDENPLVASVFYNRLRLGMRLQCDPTVIYALAMRNAFDGNLRKDDLQIDSRYNTYRYSGLPPGPIGNPGAAALQAAVEPAETDYLYFVSMNTGRHYFSTNLREHNRAVWEYQVKPFRQRRAVSPRSRGRGN
- the ruvX gene encoding Holliday junction resolvase RuvX is translated as MSGTTRRTRDGNAGPVGRTLAFDYGDRRIGIAVSDPMGMAARPLMTLTRTTWARDLERIHGIIREHEVRRIVVGLPLDMDGRRGARARVTEGFIEKIKGATGLPVIPWDERLTTVQAERILISGDVRRERRRQVIDQVAAVILLQAYLDSRAAEDGAGCGEEE
- a CDS encoding multiheme c-type cytochrome, giving the protein MDAGDWTGDPTPQGGMQTDALIEGMNALGYKVANLSLRELAQGYDLFAARRKKAQFEFVSANLVWQDSGEPVVPPTTILKTTLREGAKSKDVRIGFIGLTRHDPAFLKEGPGSRRIVTIDPIAAAEKWVPPLKSKADLVVALVAMDLDKARQMPKKVKDIDLILGGDSAPGRTGMQTRTDDFPEDTQIGRTRVLYAGDQGKFLGEVRLFFEGNRAFASSQRAVIGLSREWPDDPRLAAVMESAKVAINEYNKAQTLAQSPFAGPGPAVAPVPAPPAEPAYVGSERCAGCHDQAFAVWAKSGHARAFQTLIANQQDFNPKCLPCHTIGYQKRSGYTDPKATPQLINVGCESCHGPGSRHLEQLDKGYGRTDTLSCVTCHTRENSPDFVPAEYIPKVRHWDDQRTQR